Proteins found in one Janthinobacterium lividum genomic segment:
- a CDS encoding DUF1173 family protein, whose translation MSDRGGVDTAMYLVRGRRMDDSAAELQQVLAELHGTSERPRCLCMPGGVDMYIAKIDRCLLKRMPGTGHKHHPSCKSFEPEYSDSGLGELMGEAVVDNGDALTEIYVNFSLKKSCGIARHTAKKTEPVDVSVAKRKMSLRAFMHYLFDRAGFNRWLPAMEGKRNQAVIHKYLMEVANSTRIKGRPLSEHLYVPEQFNEQRKTEIAERRRCKFGSLTSHVEEGSTGIGIVVGEFKGVADAATGKKISIKHMSDMPLFIDEKSWKKIEHSFEATFLLKDADPEAALRIILCALIYPKTEAAFLIHAASMMTTTANWIPVEDAHEAQLVHALTSERRHFIKPLAYDSRHAARFATALLLDTGPMPVPLHAISTFWNEKAKAEKAAQLQATPGAWVWASDQPMPPLPEPIRGSHSARSPM comes from the coding sequence ATGTCTGACAGAGGCGGAGTGGACACTGCCATGTATCTGGTCAGAGGTCGGCGTATGGACGACAGCGCCGCCGAACTGCAGCAGGTCCTGGCCGAGCTGCACGGCACCTCCGAGCGGCCGCGTTGCCTCTGTATGCCTGGCGGCGTCGACATGTACATTGCAAAGATAGATCGCTGCTTACTCAAGCGCATGCCCGGCACCGGCCACAAGCACCATCCGTCCTGCAAATCGTTTGAGCCGGAATACAGCGACTCAGGGCTGGGCGAATTAATGGGTGAGGCGGTAGTCGACAACGGCGATGCGCTCACCGAGATCTATGTCAATTTTTCCCTCAAAAAGAGCTGCGGGATAGCCAGGCACACAGCAAAAAAGACGGAGCCGGTCGACGTGAGTGTCGCAAAAAGGAAGATGTCGCTGCGCGCCTTCATGCATTATCTCTTCGACCGGGCCGGCTTCAATCGATGGTTGCCGGCGATGGAAGGCAAGCGCAACCAGGCCGTCATCCATAAATACCTTATGGAGGTGGCGAACAGTACCAGGATCAAAGGTAGACCGCTTTCGGAGCATTTATATGTGCCAGAGCAATTTAACGAACAGCGTAAAACCGAGATCGCCGAAAGGCGCCGCTGCAAATTCGGTTCCTTGACCAGTCATGTTGAAGAGGGATCAACCGGCATAGGGATCGTCGTCGGTGAGTTCAAAGGCGTCGCAGATGCGGCAACCGGTAAAAAAATCTCCATCAAACACATGTCGGACATGCCGCTGTTCATTGACGAAAAGTCCTGGAAGAAAATTGAACACAGCTTTGAGGCGACGTTTTTGTTGAAGGATGCCGATCCTGAGGCAGCATTGCGCATTATCCTGTGCGCACTGATCTATCCAAAGACTGAAGCGGCTTTTCTCATCCATGCGGCAAGTATGATGACGACGACCGCAAACTGGATCCCCGTTGAGGATGCCCATGAGGCGCAGCTCGTACATGCACTAACCAGCGAACGCCGGCATTTTATAAAGCCGCTGGCATATGACAGTAGGCATGCCGCACGTTTCGCCACAGCGTTACTCCTCGATACAGGGCCCATGCCTGTGCCTTTGCATGCCATCAGCACCTTCTGGAACGAAAAAGCCAAAGCCGAGAAAGCCGCGCAGCTGCAAGCGACTCCAGGCGCATGGGTATGGGCCTCTGACCAGCCTATGCCGCCGCTACCCGAGCCAATCAGAGGCTCACACTCGGCGCGGTCCCCTATGTAG
- a CDS encoding tyrosine-type recombinase/integrase — translation MTSRSPRLRAANTVYKRRLLWATDPKAAFHRWLEKDAYEEGHNFSAKTIAVYTSMWAIFIAHLRTFRGKSVVLANEEDIRHFLDQAHVCKRVEARQRYALLLLRAYAALQQADPDFVNPTEATFRPATPPADEKPMPFLLPAERVRVFALLCDTNDPLDKDNLVRIRAKAMCALMLGAGFKPGQANITSVNCVGHGRERFIVAPQCGTMTSHRSLVHPAAWPAIDRWLALSDSEGLMFPGTRSEKEHPVDYARAFVGAKKLLADLGTMAGGERVSPQTLRNSYGASLLEDGLGLEAVREYMGYSRLEFARRFSHAHAAWCRRSGLQQSTVESTSSNDLNDAPPPSSESCHDASD, via the coding sequence ATGACAAGCAGATCACCGCGCTTACGCGCGGCCAACACCGTCTACAAAAGGAGACTCTTATGGGCCACCGACCCCAAAGCGGCCTTTCACCGCTGGCTTGAAAAAGACGCGTACGAGGAAGGCCACAACTTCAGCGCCAAGACCATCGCAGTCTACACATCGATGTGGGCGATCTTCATCGCCCACCTGCGGACGTTCCGCGGCAAGAGCGTCGTGCTGGCCAATGAAGAAGATATCCGTCACTTCCTGGATCAGGCCCATGTATGCAAACGCGTGGAAGCGCGTCAGCGCTATGCGCTGCTGCTGCTGCGCGCTTACGCCGCCTTGCAGCAAGCCGATCCTGATTTCGTCAATCCGACCGAGGCGACCTTTCGCCCGGCAACCCCGCCGGCCGACGAAAAGCCGATGCCTTTTCTGCTCCCAGCTGAACGGGTACGCGTGTTTGCCTTGCTGTGCGATACTAACGATCCGCTAGATAAGGATAACCTGGTACGCATCCGCGCCAAGGCGATGTGTGCGTTGATGCTGGGTGCCGGGTTTAAGCCTGGGCAAGCCAACATAACCTCAGTTAATTGTGTAGGACATGGGCGCGAGCGGTTTATCGTTGCACCGCAATGCGGCACCATGACCTCGCACCGTTCCCTGGTACATCCGGCCGCGTGGCCGGCGATTGACCGTTGGCTGGCACTGAGCGATAGCGAAGGCTTGATGTTTCCCGGGACGCGTTCGGAGAAGGAACATCCCGTCGATTATGCGCGCGCGTTCGTTGGCGCGAAAAAACTTCTGGCTGACCTGGGAACGATGGCTGGCGGTGAACGGGTCAGCCCGCAAACCCTGCGCAACTCCTACGGCGCCAGTCTACTCGAAGATGGACTGGGCCTGGAAGCGGTACGGGAATACATGGGCTACTCCAGACTGGAATTCGCCAGGCGTTTCTCGCATGCGCATGCGGCATGGTGCCGCCGTTCCGGTCTGCAGCAAAGCACGGTAGAATCGACGTCCAGCAACGATCTGAACGATGCTCCACCACCCTCTTCTGAAAGCTGCCACGATGCCTCCGATTAA